The Deinococcus radiopugnans ATCC 19172 genome window below encodes:
- the cysK gene encoding cysteine synthase A yields the protein MVETLIGNTPLVQLQRVTEPGMADVFVKLEGQNPGGSIKDRTALGLIEDAERSGRLKPGGTIVEPTSGNTGVGLAQVAAAKGYKLILCMPAQMSEERKRTLKAYGAELVLTDPARRMLAAIEEAGRIAEETGAVVMGQFTNPANPAVHERTTGPELWQQMGGRIDTFVYGSGTGGTISGVGRYLKSQNPEIQVIAVEPARSNVLSGGERGEHGFQGMGPGFIPDNLDRGIIDRVITVWEEDAYPLARRLAGEEGVFVGMSSGANAWASLQVARELGEGKRVATIACDTGARYLTTALFSDQTGTPPGYKPYSRERL from the coding sequence ATGGTTGAGACGCTGATCGGCAACACGCCGCTGGTGCAATTGCAACGGGTCACAGAACCCGGCATGGCAGACGTGTTCGTGAAACTGGAGGGCCAGAACCCCGGCGGCAGCATCAAGGACCGCACCGCGCTGGGCCTGATCGAGGACGCCGAGCGCAGCGGCCGCCTGAAGCCCGGCGGCACGATTGTGGAACCCACCAGCGGCAACACCGGGGTGGGGCTGGCGCAGGTGGCGGCGGCCAAGGGCTACAAACTGATCCTGTGCATGCCCGCCCAGATGTCCGAGGAACGCAAGCGCACGCTGAAAGCCTACGGCGCGGAACTGGTGCTGACCGATCCCGCGCGCCGCATGCTGGCCGCCATCGAGGAAGCCGGGCGCATCGCCGAGGAGACCGGGGCGGTGGTGATGGGTCAGTTCACCAATCCGGCCAATCCCGCCGTCCACGAGCGCACCACCGGCCCGGAACTGTGGCAGCAGATGGGCGGACGCATCGACACCTTCGTGTACGGCAGCGGCACGGGCGGCACCATCAGCGGGGTGGGGCGTTACCTCAAGTCCCAGAACCCCGAGATTCAGGTGATTGCCGTGGAACCGGCGCGCAGCAACGTCCTGAGCGGCGGCGAACGCGGCGAGCACGGCTTTCAGGGCATGGGACCGGGCTTCATTCCCGACAACCTGGACCGGGGCATCATTGACCGCGTGATCACGGTCTGGGAGGAAGACGCCTACCCCCTGGCCCGTCGGCTGGCTGGAGAAGAGGGCGTTTTCGTGGGCATGAGCAGCGGGGCCAATGCCTGGGCGTCCTTACAGGTGGCCCGCGAGCTGGGCGAGGGCAAACGCGTTGCCACGATTGCCTGCGACACCGGGGCGCGGTACCTGACCACGGCGCTGTTCAGTGACCAGACCGGGACGCCGCCGGGCTATAAACCGTATTCACGCGAACGGCTCTGA